The following are from one region of the Sphingobium sp. TKS genome:
- a CDS encoding SDR family NAD(P)-dependent oxidoreductase, giving the protein MKILDGKIALVSGSGRGIGKAIALKLASAGAHVVVNDLDEDVAKATASEIESLGVRTVVCVGDVTEADFGDKFVGTAIAHFGTIDIIVNNAGYAWDSVLQKTSDEQWMAMLDVHLNAPFRILRAAQPVIAAAAKNEIAEHGRAKRRTVINISSVAGLGGNAGQSGYAAGKAGIVGLTKTVMKEWGRYNVTVNAVAFGAIMTRMTAGEAGSSTINVKGRDIKAGVSDEILEAMEKGIPLGRAGTPEEAAGAVYLLCLPEADYITGEVIVAGGGWKL; this is encoded by the coding sequence GTGAAGATATTGGACGGTAAGATTGCACTGGTTTCCGGCTCTGGGCGTGGCATTGGCAAGGCCATTGCGCTGAAACTTGCAAGCGCCGGGGCTCATGTCGTGGTGAACGACCTGGACGAGGATGTGGCGAAGGCAACGGCAAGCGAAATCGAAAGCCTGGGCGTCCGCACCGTGGTGTGCGTGGGCGATGTGACGGAAGCCGATTTCGGCGACAAATTTGTTGGAACGGCGATCGCGCATTTCGGAACGATCGACATCATCGTGAACAATGCGGGATATGCGTGGGATTCCGTGCTTCAGAAGACGAGCGACGAGCAGTGGATGGCCATGCTCGACGTGCATCTCAATGCCCCATTCCGCATTTTGCGCGCCGCGCAGCCGGTGATCGCCGCCGCGGCGAAGAACGAGATTGCGGAGCACGGCCGGGCCAAGCGCCGGACGGTCATCAATATATCCTCTGTCGCCGGGCTTGGCGGCAATGCCGGGCAGTCGGGCTATGCGGCGGGCAAGGCGGGGATTGTCGGCCTCACCAAGACGGTGATGAAGGAATGGGGGCGGTACAATGTCACCGTCAATGCCGTGGCTTTCGGCGCCATCATGACCCGCATGACCGCCGGCGAGGCGGGCAGCTCGACCATCAACGTCAAGGGCCGGGACATCAAGGCCGGCGTCAGCGACGAAATATTGGAAGCCATGGAAAAGGGCATCCCGCTGGGCCGTGCCGGAACACCGGAAGAAGCGGCCGGGGCCGTTTACCTGCTGTGCCTGCCCGAAGCGGATTATATCACGGGCGAGGTGATTGTCGCGGGCGGGGGCTGGAAACTCTGA
- a CDS encoding CaiB/BaiF CoA transferase family protein, protein MAEKSGPLAGIRLLEIDAIGPVPLAAMLLADMGAEIVRIARPPSAGVGDWDDVGGDILHRSRAVAYLDLKRDADREQLLALIERADGLIEGYRPGVMERLGVGPDVCLARNPRFVFGRMTGWGQSGPLALRAGHDINYLSITGALHAMGERQGTPPVPLNLVGDYGGGAMFLIFGLLSALLAAQRTGQGQVVDACITDGVASLMSLFYAWQPKGLWEDAPGSNLLDGAAPFYRCYECADGRHVAVGCLEPKFFAQMVEGLGLSDRHYDQNDREGWPAMQADFATVFLTKSRDEWAALFAAGDACVTPVLSMEEAPRHAHNAARGTFVRRNGMAQPAPAPRLSLNAGGICEPSAVPVADLIAAWS, encoded by the coding sequence ATGGCGGAAAAAAGCGGGCCGCTGGCCGGTATTCGCCTGCTGGAGATCGACGCGATCGGCCCCGTGCCGCTCGCGGCGATGCTGTTGGCCGATATGGGCGCCGAGATCGTCCGCATAGCCCGGCCGCCATCGGCGGGGGTGGGGGACTGGGACGATGTGGGGGGCGATATCCTGCATCGCAGCCGGGCGGTGGCCTATCTCGATCTCAAGCGGGACGCGGATCGCGAACAGCTGCTGGCATTGATCGAGCGGGCGGACGGGTTGATCGAGGGATACAGGCCCGGCGTCATGGAACGCCTTGGGGTCGGTCCCGATGTCTGCCTGGCGCGCAATCCGCGGTTCGTGTTCGGACGGATGACGGGTTGGGGGCAATCCGGGCCGCTCGCGCTGCGGGCGGGCCATGACATCAATTATCTGTCGATCACCGGCGCTCTCCACGCCATGGGTGAGCGGCAGGGGACGCCGCCGGTGCCGCTCAATCTGGTGGGCGATTATGGCGGCGGTGCGATGTTCCTGATCTTCGGCCTGTTGAGCGCGCTGCTTGCGGCGCAACGGACGGGGCAGGGGCAGGTCGTCGATGCCTGCATCACCGACGGCGTCGCGTCGTTGATGAGCCTTTTCTATGCGTGGCAGCCCAAGGGTTTGTGGGAAGATGCGCCCGGCTCCAATCTGCTGGACGGCGCGGCACCCTTTTATCGCTGTTATGAATGTGCCGATGGGCGGCATGTCGCGGTGGGATGTCTGGAACCGAAATTCTTTGCCCAGATGGTGGAAGGACTGGGTCTTTCCGATCGGCACTATGACCAGAATGATCGGGAAGGCTGGCCCGCGATGCAGGCGGACTTTGCCACGGTGTTCCTGACGAAAAGCCGCGACGAATGGGCTGCCCTGTTTGCGGCCGGCGATGCCTGCGTCACGCCCGTCCTGTCGATGGAGGAAGCGCCCCGGCATGCGCATAATGCGGCGCGTGGGACTTTTGTGCGGCGGAACGGCATGGCCCAGCCAGCGCCCGCGCCGAGATTGTCCCTCAATGCGGGCGGCATCTGCGAGCCTTCGGCCGTGCCGGTCGCCGACCTGATCGCAGCCTGGTCCTGA
- a CDS encoding SDR family oxidoreductase → MSDLFSLTGKKALVTGGAQGLGRMIAEGLLRAGATVAITSRKADICEEAAREMAALGPCIPLPADLSTPEAAVDLVARYRDAVGACHILVNNAGKTWGGPIDSFPDKAWPGVMAVNVQTPFTMIRELLPELGAVGTLGDPARVINIGSVAGMKTERLSAYSYAASKAAVHMMTRDLAGDLAERNITVNAVIPGFFPTKMTAHMRDEDQVDPALLAHIPLKRLGSPDDIAGIVIFLCSRAGAYVTGAQIPVDGGVVGCG, encoded by the coding sequence GTGAGCGATCTGTTCAGCCTGACCGGCAAGAAGGCGCTGGTCACCGGCGGCGCACAGGGGCTGGGCCGCATGATCGCCGAAGGTCTGCTGCGGGCCGGGGCGACGGTCGCGATCACATCGCGCAAGGCCGACATCTGCGAAGAGGCCGCCCGGGAAATGGCGGCGCTGGGACCGTGCATCCCCCTCCCCGCAGACCTGTCGACACCCGAGGCGGCGGTCGATCTCGTCGCCCGTTATCGCGATGCGGTCGGCGCGTGCCACATATTGGTCAATAATGCGGGCAAGACCTGGGGCGGGCCGATCGACAGCTTCCCCGACAAGGCCTGGCCCGGCGTGATGGCCGTGAATGTCCAGACGCCCTTCACCATGATCCGGGAACTGCTGCCTGAACTGGGCGCTGTCGGGACGCTGGGCGATCCGGCGCGGGTGATCAACATCGGTTCGGTCGCGGGCATGAAGACGGAGCGGCTCAGCGCATACAGCTATGCCGCGAGCAAGGCCGCGGTCCATATGATGACGCGCGATCTGGCGGGCGATCTGGCGGAACGCAACATCACCGTCAATGCGGTCATTCCCGGCTTCTTCCCAACCAAGATGACGGCGCATATGCGGGACGAGGATCAGGTCGATCCTGCCCTGCTGGCGCATATTCCGCTCAAACGTCTGGGTTCGCCGGACGATATTGCCGGCATCGTCATTTTCCTGTGTTCGCGCGCGGGCGCCTATGTCACCGGCGCCCAGATTCCGGTCGACGGCGGGGTGGTCGGCTGCGGTTGA
- a CDS encoding LuxR C-terminal-related transcriptional regulator, which translates to MTVVPTTILPPRSTHSPIRRAALVALTDKVAQSRMTAVSAPAGSGKTTAMLFWADELKARGRPVLWLAARAGLGSKQSFLQALKAAGIVAGLPWEDLKSNASDESWLSIIAMMGDVRPVIIIDDAQLLAKPILEFVAQLSSSARDALTIIIAARGTVGLSLARMRALGFLVEVGVADLSFTLTEATELVTRSIGTPVDSRDLQDIVGDTQGWVSGIVIACDLYRRAGEGAGNLRLTGLRPEFAEYFHDEVLSLQPDDVRRFLVDTSILDELTPSACAAVMEDENSRAMLDHVFREGLFLHAIDQEHSRYSYHRLFREMVLGRLMERAPGRAAVMHRRASDHFAENGQLIMAIEHARLSGDKAFLADQLDRLAEGLTYSGYLYRIDELGAELPWPILAERPNLLLALAWRRIRQLAFSSADRLISAARQACEARREAQSLPAHEIEQLDLLIRHRFVMLAAARDDMVRVEADSEPLLAELADSHAYLSCTLLAQLMSARRELYHFQDMLKLEAETSRALSRPGSAFASIALKASVAPTMMAQGKTPFAQRFLEEAFALAVEIHGPGSGLAALPALPLAELLYDAGDLEQAADLAEQYLPVVRQWGFSDQMASGYLVSARLRAARGDLPGALSTLNDAHLVAIECGLDRLRSFIVAEEVRLLIKAGQIEEAEQHFLAGDPQLDGEPIPTLHPTRRNESIAIAWLRIEMQRHRLGRARKVAHRWLEFVKRAGAVRSAVIFELLLAEIAVLQGNRSEARRAVRAAVEMAEPAGWVRVFIDEGEVIASLIIEAYSQGPELETPADRFAVRLVSLLRRGPQIEADEDEEDDFGLTGRLANREVDILTMVSGGLRNREIGDRLGLTEGTVKWYMQQIYDKLGVRRRPQAVLRARQLGILP; encoded by the coding sequence ATGACCGTTGTGCCGACAACCATCTTGCCGCCCCGGTCGACGCATAGCCCAATCCGGCGCGCCGCGCTGGTGGCGTTGACCGACAAAGTGGCTCAGTCGCGCATGACGGCGGTGTCCGCCCCCGCCGGAAGCGGGAAGACAACGGCCATGCTGTTCTGGGCGGATGAACTCAAGGCCCGGGGGCGTCCCGTTCTCTGGCTGGCGGCGCGGGCGGGATTAGGAAGCAAGCAGTCGTTTCTCCAGGCATTGAAGGCCGCCGGGATCGTCGCGGGCCTGCCGTGGGAAGACCTGAAAAGTAATGCATCCGATGAAAGCTGGCTGTCCATCATCGCGATGATGGGGGATGTGCGACCCGTCATCATCATTGATGACGCGCAGTTGCTGGCCAAACCGATCCTTGAATTTGTGGCGCAATTGTCGTCCAGCGCGCGGGATGCGCTCACCATCATCATTGCCGCGCGTGGGACGGTCGGACTGTCGCTGGCGCGCATGCGCGCGCTCGGATTTCTGGTCGAAGTGGGGGTCGCTGACCTGTCCTTCACTTTGACCGAAGCGACCGAGCTGGTCACCCGGTCGATCGGAACGCCGGTGGATTCGCGCGATCTACAGGACATAGTGGGTGATACACAGGGCTGGGTTTCCGGTATTGTGATCGCATGCGACCTCTATCGTCGTGCCGGCGAAGGCGCTGGAAATCTTCGATTGACGGGCCTCCGGCCGGAATTCGCCGAATATTTTCATGATGAAGTATTGAGCCTGCAGCCGGACGATGTCCGTCGCTTTCTGGTCGACACCTCGATACTCGACGAACTGACCCCATCCGCCTGCGCGGCAGTAATGGAGGATGAAAATTCCCGGGCGATGCTGGACCATGTCTTCCGCGAAGGTCTGTTTCTGCATGCCATCGATCAGGAACATAGCCGCTATTCCTATCACCGGCTGTTTCGTGAAATGGTCCTCGGCAGGCTCATGGAACGCGCGCCTGGCCGTGCCGCCGTCATGCATCGACGGGCGAGCGACCATTTTGCGGAAAATGGGCAGCTTATCATGGCGATCGAACATGCGCGGCTGAGCGGCGATAAGGCGTTTCTCGCCGACCAGCTGGATCGTCTGGCCGAAGGACTGACCTATTCGGGATATCTGTATCGCATCGACGAACTGGGCGCGGAACTGCCCTGGCCGATCCTGGCCGAACGTCCCAACCTGCTGCTGGCGCTGGCGTGGAGACGTATCCGCCAACTGGCATTTTCTTCGGCGGACAGACTGATTTCCGCCGCGAGGCAGGCCTGTGAAGCCCGGCGCGAGGCGCAGTCCCTGCCCGCACATGAAATCGAGCAGCTTGACCTGCTGATCCGCCATCGCTTCGTGATGCTGGCGGCGGCGCGCGACGACATGGTCAGGGTCGAGGCGGACTCCGAGCCGCTGCTCGCCGAACTGGCCGACAGTCACGCCTACCTCAGCTGCACCTTGCTGGCGCAGCTCATGTCGGCGCGGCGGGAACTTTATCATTTTCAGGACATGCTCAAGCTTGAGGCGGAAACCAGCCGCGCCCTCTCGCGCCCCGGATCGGCTTTTGCGTCCATCGCGCTGAAGGCCTCAGTCGCGCCCACCATGATGGCGCAGGGCAAGACCCCCTTTGCCCAACGGTTTCTGGAAGAAGCCTTTGCGCTTGCGGTTGAGATCCATGGTCCGGGTTCCGGCCTGGCTGCGCTTCCTGCCTTGCCGTTGGCCGAGTTGCTTTACGATGCAGGCGATCTTGAACAGGCGGCGGATCTGGCGGAGCAGTATCTGCCGGTCGTGCGGCAATGGGGATTTTCCGATCAGATGGCGTCCGGCTATCTGGTCAGCGCGCGTTTGCGGGCGGCACGGGGCGATTTGCCCGGAGCGCTTTCGACGCTCAACGACGCCCATCTCGTGGCGATCGAATGTGGACTTGATCGCCTGCGCTCCTTCATCGTGGCAGAGGAAGTGCGGCTGCTGATCAAGGCGGGGCAGATTGAGGAGGCCGAGCAGCATTTTCTGGCGGGCGATCCGCAGCTGGACGGCGAACCCATTCCGACCTTGCACCCGACGCGGCGCAACGAAAGCATCGCGATCGCCTGGCTCCGGATCGAGATGCAACGTCACCGGCTTGGACGGGCGCGCAAGGTAGCCCATCGCTGGCTCGAATTCGTCAAGCGCGCGGGGGCGGTGCGTTCGGCCGTGATCTTCGAACTGCTGTTGGCGGAAATCGCCGTGCTTCAGGGCAATCGGTCCGAGGCGCGAAGGGCTGTTCGCGCCGCCGTCGAAATGGCCGAACCTGCCGGATGGGTGCGGGTCTTCATCGATGAGGGCGAGGTGATCGCGTCTCTCATCATCGAAGCCTATTCGCAGGGTCCGGAACTGGAAACGCCCGCCGATCGCTTCGCCGTTCGCCTCGTGTCGCTATTGCGCAGAGGACCGCAGATCGAAGCGGATGAGGACGAGGAGGATGATTTCGGTCTGACCGGGCGCCTCGCCAACCGCGAGGTCGACATTTTGACGATGGTGAGCGGTGGCTTGCGTAACCGGGAAATCGGCGACCGCCTGGGTCTGACCGAAGGCACGGTCAAATGGTATATGCAGCAAATATATGACAAGCTGGGCGTGCGGCGCCGGCCGCAGGCGGTTCTGAGGGCGCGGCAACTGGGTATTTTGCCCTGA
- a CDS encoding nuclear transport factor 2 family protein: MTIDLPMLADRLAIEECIYRYAHLVDSMQYHRIAEEIFTEDGSIDFGSARSVGREAIHAQCMGYQGAMMGCSHNITNLVIEVQGDEARAASRVMAWQWFAIPGADPLRPTDLLAVGGYEDRLRRTAEGWRIYERRGINFGTGIGAGSVPDPMRPIFEGMQGRTPSWPA; this comes from the coding sequence ATGACGATCGACCTCCCCATGCTGGCGGATCGCCTCGCGATCGAGGAATGCATCTACCGCTACGCCCATCTGGTCGATTCGATGCAATATCATCGCATCGCGGAGGAAATATTCACGGAAGATGGCTCGATCGACTTCGGCAGCGCGCGATCCGTAGGGCGCGAAGCCATCCATGCCCAGTGCATGGGCTATCAGGGCGCAATGATGGGCTGTTCGCATAATATCACCAATCTGGTGATCGAAGTGCAGGGCGACGAAGCCCGCGCGGCCAGCCGCGTCATGGCCTGGCAGTGGTTCGCGATCCCCGGCGCCGATCCCCTGCGCCCGACAGACCTTCTGGCGGTGGGCGGCTATGAGGACAGGCTGCGGCGCACGGCCGAGGGATGGCGGATATATGAGCGACGGGGCATCAATTTCGGCACCGGCATCGGGGCGGGATCAGTGCCCGATCCGATGCGTCCCATCTTCGAAGGCATGCAGGGCCGAACGCCGAGCTGGCCCGCCTGA
- a CDS encoding quinone oxidoreductase family protein, with translation MKALYLERTDGPESVAVTEVETPVPGPGEVRVALRAASINHRELFITHGQYPGMTVPITLGCDGAGVVDMIGEGVTGVSEGDEVVLYPARNWGPNRHAPAADFGLLGMPFAGTIAEYICVPVDNLAPKPAFMSFEEAGAMPLTALTSWRALMFKGRLEAGETLLISGVGGGVATFGLAFAVAKGANVYVTGENQDVIDRAVAMGAKGGLLYTDPDWRKQVGKLTGGIDVVLDGAPSPSFANYVRAINPGARIVIYGSTAGNEIKFNATDIFLKSASIVGSQVGDPQDFKDMLAFAERYEIKPVIEATYPLAQAKEALLHLRDQHKFGKVVVTM, from the coding sequence ATGAAGGCCCTTTATCTCGAACGGACCGACGGCCCTGAATCCGTTGCGGTGACGGAAGTCGAAACGCCGGTGCCCGGTCCGGGAGAGGTGCGCGTCGCACTGCGGGCGGCGTCGATCAACCATCGCGAACTGTTCATCACGCATGGTCAATATCCCGGCATGACTGTGCCGATCACGCTGGGCTGCGATGGCGCGGGCGTCGTCGACATGATCGGTGAGGGCGTGACCGGCGTCAGCGAAGGCGATGAGGTCGTTCTGTATCCCGCGCGCAACTGGGGGCCGAACCGCCATGCGCCGGCCGCCGATTTCGGCCTGCTCGGCATGCCCTTTGCCGGCACGATCGCTGAATATATCTGCGTGCCGGTCGACAATCTGGCGCCCAAGCCCGCCTTCATGAGCTTCGAGGAAGCCGGGGCCATGCCCCTGACGGCGTTGACATCCTGGCGCGCGCTGATGTTCAAGGGCCGGCTGGAGGCGGGGGAAACCTTGCTCATCAGCGGCGTGGGCGGCGGCGTTGCGACATTCGGCCTTGCCTTCGCCGTCGCCAAGGGCGCCAATGTCTATGTCACCGGCGAAAATCAGGACGTGATCGATCGGGCCGTGGCGATGGGGGCCAAGGGCGGCCTGCTCTACACCGATCCCGACTGGCGCAAGCAGGTCGGCAAGCTGACCGGCGGCATCGATGTGGTGCTGGACGGTGCGCCCTCGCCCAGCTTCGCCAATTATGTCCGCGCCATCAATCCGGGCGCGCGCATCGTCATCTATGGTTCGACCGCCGGCAATGAGATCAAGTTCAACGCGACCGACATCTTCCTGAAGAGCGCCAGCATCGTCGGCAGCCAGGTCGGCGACCCGCAGGACTTCAAGGACATGCTCGCCTTTGCCGAGCGATATGAAATCAAGCCGGTGATCGAGGCGACCTATCCGCTCGCACAGGCGAAGGAAGCGCTTCTGCATCTGCGCGACCAGCATAAGTTCGGCAAAGTCGTGGTGACGATGTGA
- a CDS encoding TonB-dependent receptor has protein sequence MRLAALKLALVASAAAVVFPSWAQPVTSAEPQAESANAGDIVVTARRREERLQDVSVSISAFSSEALERSTVQTVSDVKTIAPGFTFSSEGGKDNVALTLRGIGQLPLGEVTPGVVIYLNDTPLPSVGSNVPTYDIGSIQVLKGPQGTLFGRNTLGGAVVIGSQKPSYAFEGYVEGTYGRFDYRELEGAVNIPIIEDKIAFRAAGQIRRQDPRRIAFDGGPGFDNIHQDAFRLSLLVEPVEGLKSTTIYEYFKGDELAGGLYLLRENYPFAALGLGVVEPQVQAALQAQKANRRGSFDGGINGGAAYRKTTSITNDTSFSFGDLTLRNIFGYRKNYSYQLINTGGLPLLQIPTGLPSPAPSAVPFTLFTASSVLDRQYLTNETQLLGDFGSFNFIVGAFYNNDKPDGPSGSQFTAFSVGGVPAPAVTAHVRNKNWAVYGQIGYEFTDKLKLNLGARYSWDKVSACGGTIGTNYVDEATCLNTAALGLADGVGTVSNKGQEPSWTIGLDYKATPDWLLYIVSRRGYRGANVNTPLFETPFTTGGTNPACVATGGVCADLRPFQKTGEEKITDVEIGSKYDYHVGSARGRLNIAAYYSKYKNALQFLNTQTTVPNGTPDSPTNGSLAANVADLRIWGVELEASISPVRSLTVGFNAAYTNVKVESLTVPAGLPSTIVLGEGQINKYSPSFSGTASVSWTLPIRPADGDVVLNADLFMTDDFGGQNGEKLPGYQLANARLDWRGIGGTGLDLGVYVKNLFNEKYFSASSVLLPSFPTSSVYAGDPRTWGVTAKYTF, from the coding sequence ATGCGATTGGCTGCTCTGAAATTGGCATTGGTTGCGAGCGCCGCGGCTGTTGTTTTCCCCTCATGGGCTCAGCCCGTAACCTCGGCCGAACCGCAGGCGGAAAGCGCGAATGCGGGTGACATAGTTGTCACAGCCCGTCGCCGGGAAGAGCGGCTGCAAGATGTGTCCGTCTCCATTTCCGCCTTCTCTTCGGAGGCGCTGGAACGCAGCACCGTTCAGACGGTCAGCGACGTGAAGACGATCGCGCCGGGTTTCACCTTCTCATCCGAAGGGGGCAAAGATAACGTCGCCCTGACCCTGCGGGGCATTGGCCAGTTGCCGCTGGGCGAAGTGACGCCGGGCGTCGTCATCTATCTCAACGACACCCCCTTGCCGTCCGTCGGGTCGAACGTGCCGACCTATGATATCGGCAGCATTCAGGTGCTCAAGGGGCCGCAGGGGACGCTGTTCGGCCGTAACACGTTGGGCGGGGCGGTCGTGATCGGCAGTCAGAAGCCGAGTTACGCGTTCGAAGGCTATGTGGAGGGCACTTACGGCCGCTTCGATTATCGCGAGCTGGAAGGCGCGGTGAATATCCCGATCATCGAGGATAAGATCGCCTTCCGCGCGGCGGGCCAGATCCGCCGGCAGGACCCGCGCAGGATCGCCTTCGACGGTGGCCCGGGCTTCGACAATATCCATCAGGACGCCTTCCGCCTGTCGCTGCTGGTCGAGCCGGTCGAGGGCCTCAAGAGCACGACCATCTATGAATATTTCAAGGGCGATGAACTGGCCGGCGGCCTTTATCTGCTGCGTGAGAATTACCCCTTCGCCGCGCTGGGGCTGGGGGTAGTCGAGCCGCAGGTGCAGGCGGCGCTGCAGGCGCAGAAGGCCAATCGTCGCGGATCGTTCGATGGCGGCATCAACGGCGGTGCGGCCTATCGCAAGACCACGTCTATCACCAATGATACGTCTTTCAGCTTTGGCGATCTGACGCTGCGCAACATTTTCGGCTATCGCAAGAATTACAGTTATCAGCTGATCAACACCGGCGGCCTGCCGCTGCTGCAGATACCCACGGGTCTACCGTCTCCCGCGCCTTCGGCCGTGCCGTTCACCCTGTTCACAGCGTCATCCGTGCTGGATCGGCAGTATCTGACGAATGAAACCCAGTTGCTGGGCGACTTTGGTTCGTTCAATTTCATCGTTGGCGCATTTTACAATAATGACAAGCCGGACGGTCCCAGCGGGTCGCAGTTCACGGCATTTTCCGTTGGTGGCGTCCCTGCTCCGGCGGTGACGGCGCATGTTCGCAACAAGAACTGGGCGGTCTATGGCCAGATCGGTTATGAATTTACCGACAAGCTGAAGCTCAATCTGGGCGCGCGTTACAGCTGGGACAAGGTATCGGCCTGCGGTGGCACCATCGGCACGAATTATGTCGATGAAGCCACTTGCCTCAACACCGCCGCCCTAGGTCTGGCCGACGGCGTCGGCACGGTATCCAACAAGGGGCAGGAGCCGAGCTGGACCATCGGGCTCGATTACAAGGCGACGCCGGACTGGCTACTCTATATCGTGTCGCGGCGCGGCTATCGGGGCGCCAATGTGAACACGCCGCTGTTCGAAACGCCCTTTACCACGGGCGGCACAAACCCGGCCTGCGTCGCGACCGGAGGCGTGTGCGCGGATCTTCGTCCTTTCCAGAAAACGGGAGAGGAAAAGATCACCGACGTCGAGATCGGTTCCAAATATGATTATCATGTCGGATCGGCACGCGGGCGCCTCAATATCGCCGCCTATTACAGCAAATATAAAAATGCCCTTCAGTTCCTGAACACGCAGACGACCGTTCCGAATGGCACCCCGGATTCGCCGACCAACGGGTCTTTGGCCGCCAATGTCGCGGATCTGCGGATTTGGGGCGTGGAACTGGAAGCATCGATCAGCCCCGTGCGGAGCCTCACCGTCGGTTTCAACGCCGCCTATACCAATGTGAAGGTGGAAAGCCTGACCGTTCCAGCGGGGCTGCCTTCGACGATCGTGCTGGGCGAGGGCCAGATCAACAAATATTCGCCCAGCTTTTCCGGCACGGCCAGCGTCAGTTGGACCCTGCCGATCCGTCCGGCTGACGGCGATGTCGTGCTCAACGCCGACCTGTTCATGACCGACGATTTCGGCGGTCAGAACGGCGAAAAGCTGCCGGGTTACCAGTTGGCCAATGCACGGCTGGACTGGCGCGGGATCGGGGGCACGGGCCTTGATCTGGGCGTCTATGTGAAGAACCTCTTCAACGAGAAATATTTCTCGGCCTCCAGCGTTCTTCTGCCGTCCTTCCCCACCAGTTCGGTCTATGCGGGCGATCCGCGGACCTGGGGCGTCACGGCCAAATATACATTCTAA
- a CDS encoding 3-keto-5-aminohexanoate cleavage protein — translation MAKRKVIISCAITGAIHTPSMSPYLPVTAEEIAESAVGAAEAGAAIIHLHARNPVDGRPDQNPDLFEPFLKVIKQRTDAVLNLTTGGHPSMTVQERIRPAQTFAPEVASLNMGTMGFGLFPMLDRYKSFKHDWEPAALEASRDLVFKNTYADIEYLLTTLSPLGTRFEFECYDTSHLYNLKYFLDRGLVKAPLFIQTCFGILGGIGSHPDDIMHMKRTADRLFGDQYEWSVLGAGARQMSIIAMAASMGGNVRIGLEDSLWGGPGRLAETNAEQVKTARQIVEGMGLEIATPDEARAMLDLKGADRTNI, via the coding sequence ATGGCAAAACGCAAGGTCATCATCAGCTGCGCGATTACAGGCGCAATCCACACGCCCTCCATGTCGCCCTATTTGCCCGTGACTGCGGAGGAGATTGCGGAATCGGCGGTCGGCGCGGCGGAGGCGGGCGCGGCCATCATCCATTTGCATGCGCGCAATCCTGTCGATGGGCGGCCGGACCAGAATCCCGATCTGTTCGAACCCTTCCTCAAGGTCATCAAGCAGCGCACGGACGCGGTGCTGAACCTGACCACGGGGGGGCACCCCTCCATGACGGTGCAGGAACGTATTCGTCCCGCCCAGACTTTCGCTCCTGAAGTTGCCAGCCTCAATATGGGCACGATGGGCTTTGGTTTGTTCCCGATGCTGGATCGCTACAAATCGTTCAAGCATGACTGGGAACCGGCAGCGCTCGAAGCGTCGCGCGACCTGGTGTTCAAGAATACCTATGCTGATATCGAATATCTTCTGACAACTTTGTCACCACTGGGCACGCGGTTTGAATTCGAATGCTATGACACCAGCCATCTTTACAATCTGAAATATTTTCTCGACCGCGGTCTCGTAAAGGCGCCGCTGTTCATCCAGACCTGCTTCGGCATATTGGGCGGCATCGGCAGCCATCCCGACGATATCATGCACATGAAGCGGACGGCCGACCGGCTGTTCGGCGACCAATATGAATGGTCCGTGCTGGGGGCTGGCGCGCGCCAGATGAGCATTATCGCCATGGCGGCATCCATGGGCGGCAATGTTCGCATCGGTCTGGAGGATTCGCTGTGGGGCGGTCCGGGCCGGCTCGCTGAAACCAACGCGGAGCAGGTGAAGACCGCACGGCAGATCGTCGAAGGCATGGGTCTTGAAATCGCCACGCCTGATGAGGCGCGCGCCATGCTCGACCTCAAGGGCGCGGACCGGACGAATATCTGA